From a single Methylacidiphilum kamchatkense Kam1 genomic region:
- the treZ gene encoding malto-oligosyltrehalose trehalohydrolase yields MLSSIIPVGSICSNDAVSFVVWGPFLSDCAVHIYEPEDLIIPMEKDSRGYWRGLLKTYEKKNKIRYKYRINKLKEYPDPASQYQPYGVHDRSEVIDFSAIKKSEITEKRPTLDDYIIYELHVGTFTPQGTFEAIIPRLPVLKELGINALELMPVAQFPGKRNWGYDGVYPFAVQNSYGGPWGLRKLVDSCHQIGMAVILDVVYNHLGPEGNYLSQFAPYFTQKYKTPWGEAINYDDAYSDEVRNFFIYNALFWFSEYDIDALRLDAIHAIYDESAYLFLEELADKTTEFCHTFNKTHFLIAESDRNDPKFIYPKTFGGCHLHGQWCDDFHHALHAYITKETKGYYSDFGSLSHIAKAFKQGYVIDGCYSSYRKRKHGRKPQHVKRSQLIVFSQNHDQIGNRYLGERLSCLIDFSELKIICVLTLLSGFIPLLFMGEEYGEKNPFLYFVDHGDPNLLEAVRKGRMKEFADFHGDKEGYDATKQEAFNKSIINWELRTEGTHAILWKLYQHTIALRQKYKSLICSANISPTVNFNEEEKLFFFFFNNKQESLLGITNFDSVERRYLIEEEVVYPLEKILDLADEKWSGSGSISPDQIVASSTSIPISPKNIVLYYSC; encoded by the coding sequence ATGTTGTCTTCTATAATTCCAGTTGGTTCCATTTGTTCTAATGATGCAGTCTCTTTTGTTGTATGGGGCCCTTTCCTTTCGGATTGCGCTGTACACATATACGAACCAGAAGATCTAATCATCCCAATGGAAAAAGATAGTCGTGGATATTGGAGAGGCTTACTAAAAACCTACGAGAAAAAAAACAAAATTAGGTATAAATACAGAATCAACAAGCTAAAAGAATATCCCGATCCAGCTTCTCAATATCAGCCTTACGGCGTCCATGACCGATCCGAAGTTATCGATTTTTCAGCAATTAAAAAAAGCGAAATCACTGAAAAAAGACCCACTTTAGATGATTACATTATCTATGAATTGCACGTGGGCACATTCACTCCACAAGGCACTTTTGAGGCAATCATACCCAGACTACCAGTCTTAAAAGAATTAGGAATAAATGCTCTAGAACTTATGCCTGTAGCGCAATTTCCAGGAAAAAGAAATTGGGGTTATGATGGGGTTTATCCTTTTGCCGTTCAGAATAGTTACGGAGGACCATGGGGATTGCGCAAATTAGTAGATAGTTGTCATCAGATTGGCATGGCAGTGATTCTTGATGTTGTATATAACCACTTAGGCCCGGAAGGTAATTATCTTAGTCAATTTGCTCCTTATTTTACCCAAAAATATAAAACACCCTGGGGAGAGGCCATTAATTATGACGATGCTTATTCTGACGAAGTTAGAAATTTTTTTATATATAATGCTCTTTTCTGGTTTTCCGAATATGACATAGATGCTTTAAGGCTGGATGCGATTCATGCCATTTATGACGAAAGCGCGTATCTTTTTCTTGAGGAATTAGCCGATAAAACAACAGAATTTTGTCATACATTCAATAAAACCCATTTCCTTATTGCCGAAAGTGATAGGAATGACCCCAAATTCATTTATCCGAAAACCTTTGGAGGCTGCCATCTCCATGGACAATGGTGTGATGATTTTCATCATGCTCTGCACGCTTATATAACCAAGGAAACAAAAGGATATTATTCTGATTTCGGCTCCCTTTCACATATTGCAAAAGCTTTTAAGCAAGGATATGTCATTGATGGGTGCTATTCTTCTTATAGAAAACGCAAGCATGGAAGAAAACCTCAACATGTCAAAAGAAGCCAACTGATCGTTTTTTCTCAGAATCATGATCAGATTGGAAATAGGTATTTAGGAGAAAGACTTTCTTGTCTAATTGATTTTAGTGAACTCAAAATAATTTGTGTATTGACTCTTCTTTCAGGCTTCATTCCGCTTTTGTTCATGGGTGAAGAGTATGGAGAAAAAAATCCTTTTCTCTACTTTGTCGATCATGGGGATCCCAATCTTCTAGAAGCCGTTCGAAAAGGAAGAATGAAAGAGTTTGCAGATTTTCATGGAGACAAAGAAGGATATGATGCAACAAAACAAGAAGCTTTCAATAAATCTATTATTAATTGGGAATTAAGGACTGAAGGGACACACGCCATTCTATGGAAATTGTATCAGCATACGATTGCATTACGCCAAAAATATAAATCTTTAATATGCTCTGCAAACATCTCTCCTACGGTAAATTTTAATGAAGAAGAAAAGCTCTTTTTCTTTTTTTTTAACAATAAACAGGAAAGCCTCCTTGGAATAACTAACTTCGACTCAGTAGAAAGGAGATATTTGATCGAGGAAGAAGTTGTCTATCCATTGGAAAAAATTCTTGATCTTGCTGACGAAAAATGGAGTGGATCAGGATCTATTTCTCCTGACCAAATAGTTGCCTCCTCCACCTCTATTCCGATCAGTCCAAAAAACATCGTTCTTTACTATAGTTGTTGA